A window from Bosea sp. ANAM02 encodes these proteins:
- the hutU gene encoding urocanate hydratase: protein MTRLDNTRVIRPATGTELTAKSWLTEAPLRMLMNNLHPDVAENPQELVVYGGIGRAARSWEDFDRIVATLRQLEADETLLVQSGKPVGVFRTHKDAPRVLIANSNLVPHWANWDHFNELDRKGLAMYGQMTAGSWIYIGTQGIVQGTYETFVEAGRQHYGGNLKGKWVLTGGLGGMGGAQPLAAVMAGASCLAVECNPDSIDFRLRTRYLDEKAETLDEALEMIARWARNGEAKSVGLLGNCAEILPEMVRRGIRPDMVTDQTSAHDPINGYLPKGWTMGQWRQAREANPKSVETAARASMREHVEAMIAFQDMGIPTFDYGNNIRQVAKEEGLENAFAFPGFVPAYIRPLFCRGIGPFRWAALSGDPEDIYKTDAKVKELLPDNKHLHNWLDMARERIAFQGVPARICWVGLGDRHRLGLAFNEMVRNGELKAPVVIGRDHLDSGSVASPNRETEAMKDGSDAVSDWPLLNALLNTASGATWVSLHHGGGVGMGFSQHSGVVICADGTDDAAARLSRVLWNDPATGVMRHADAGYEIALDCAREKQLNLPGILG, encoded by the coding sequence ATGACCCGCCTGGACAATACCCGCGTCATCCGCCCCGCCACCGGCACCGAGCTCACAGCCAAGAGCTGGCTGACCGAGGCGCCGCTGCGCATGCTGATGAACAACCTGCATCCGGACGTCGCCGAGAACCCGCAGGAGCTCGTGGTCTATGGCGGCATCGGCCGCGCCGCCCGTTCCTGGGAGGATTTCGACCGCATCGTCGCGACGCTGCGCCAGCTCGAAGCCGACGAAACCCTGCTCGTCCAGTCCGGCAAGCCGGTCGGCGTGTTCCGCACCCACAAGGATGCGCCGCGCGTCCTGATCGCGAACTCCAACCTCGTGCCGCATTGGGCGAACTGGGACCATTTCAACGAGCTCGACAGGAAGGGGCTCGCGATGTACGGCCAGATGACGGCCGGCTCCTGGATCTATATCGGCACGCAGGGCATCGTTCAGGGCACCTACGAGACCTTCGTCGAGGCCGGGCGCCAGCATTATGGCGGCAACCTCAAGGGCAAATGGGTCCTGACCGGCGGCCTCGGCGGCATGGGTGGCGCGCAGCCTCTGGCCGCCGTGATGGCCGGCGCCTCCTGCCTTGCCGTCGAGTGCAATCCGGACTCGATCGATTTCCGCCTGCGCACCCGCTATCTCGACGAGAAGGCCGAGACGCTCGACGAAGCGCTGGAGATGATCGCCCGCTGGGCCAGGAACGGCGAGGCGAAATCGGTCGGCCTGCTCGGCAACTGCGCCGAGATCCTGCCCGAGATGGTCCGCCGCGGCATCCGCCCGGACATGGTCACCGACCAGACCTCGGCGCATGACCCGATCAACGGCTACCTGCCGAAGGGCTGGACCATGGGCCAGTGGAGGCAGGCGCGCGAGGCCAATCCGAAATCGGTCGAGACCGCGGCCCGCGCCTCGATGCGCGAGCATGTCGAGGCGATGATCGCCTTCCAGGATATGGGCATCCCCACCTTCGACTACGGCAACAACATCCGCCAAGTCGCCAAGGAAGAGGGCCTCGAGAACGCCTTCGCCTTCCCGGGCTTCGTGCCGGCCTATATCCGCCCGCTGTTCTGCCGCGGCATCGGCCCGTTCCGCTGGGCTGCCCTCTCGGGCGATCCGGAGGATATCTACAAGACCGACGCCAAGGTTAAGGAGCTGCTGCCCGACAACAAGCACCTGCATAACTGGCTCGACATGGCGCGCGAACGCATCGCGTTCCAGGGCGTGCCGGCGCGCATCTGCTGGGTCGGCCTCGGCGACCGCCATCGGCTGGGCCTCGCCTTCAACGAGATGGTCCGGAACGGCGAGCTCAAGGCGCCGGTCGTGATCGGCCGCGACCATCTCGATTCCGGCTCGGTCGCCTCGCCGAACCGCGAGACCGAAGCGATGAAGGACGGCTCCGACGCGGTTTCCGACTGGCCGTTGCTCAACGCCCTGCTCAACACGGCGTCGGGCGCGACCTGGGTCTCGCTGCACCATGGCGGCGGCGTCGGCATGGGCTTCTCGCAGCATTCCGGCGTCGTGATCTGCGCCGACGGCACCGACGACGCGGCCGCCCGCCTCTCGCGCGTGCTCTGGAATGACCCGGCGACGGGCGTAATGCGTCATGCCGATGCCGGCTACGAGATCGCTCTGGACTGCGCCCGCGAGAAGCAGCTCAACCTGCCGGGTATCCTGGGCTGA
- a CDS encoding HutD family protein, giving the protein MRIIRAADCKVMPWKNGGGTTTEIAVSPEGAPLSQFDWRISMAHVGADGPFSSFPGIDRTLSVLTGNGIRLAFGDGETVSLDRTTAPFFFAADRAVDGVLVDGAIDDLNVMSRRGAWSHSVERLTGGAHEIAAERGLLVLVARRGDWLVNGTTLAAGDSAVLEAPITAKLATGDGGELFAIRLQPV; this is encoded by the coding sequence ATGCGCATCATCCGCGCCGCCGATTGCAAGGTCATGCCGTGGAAGAACGGCGGCGGCACCACGACCGAGATCGCTGTCTCTCCGGAGGGAGCCCCCCTGAGCCAGTTCGACTGGCGCATCTCGATGGCCCATGTCGGCGCGGACGGGCCGTTCTCGTCCTTCCCCGGCATCGACCGGACGCTGTCGGTGCTGACCGGCAACGGCATTCGACTGGCCTTCGGCGATGGCGAGACGGTTTCGCTCGACCGCACGACCGCGCCGTTCTTCTTCGCCGCCGACCGGGCTGTAGATGGCGTGCTGGTCGACGGGGCGATCGACGATCTCAACGTGATGAGCCGGCGTGGGGCGTGGAGCCACAGCGTCGAGCGTCTGACTGGCGGAGCGCATGAGATTGCGGCCGAGCGCGGGTTGTTGGTTCTGGTCGCGCGCCGGGGCGATTGGCTGGTGAACGGCACAACGCTCGCCGCCGGGGACAGCGCCGTGCTCGAAGCTCCCATCACAGCAAAACTCGCCACCGGGGATGGCGGCGAGCTGTTCGCGATCCGGCTACAACCGGTCTGA
- a CDS encoding citrate synthase/methylcitrate synthase, whose translation MSDGLEDVVAAHTVLSEVDGAAGRLVMRGHSLDELAGHTSFEEMAALMLDGFVPNLPAIKDLPTALGAARQELFETVVKKAAVPVTLGPVEMIRAMTALVPDGEDAGTVLRLLAAPAVFTAASLRLRQGLAPIAPDPSLSQAADTLRMLTGRAPTRQQAAALDTYLVTVADHGLNASTFASRVVASTRAGLVSAVLAGVSALKGPLHGGAPGPVIEMLDAIGAPGNARAWLESALDRGDRLMGFGHRIYRVRDPRADALKGAIRRLGADSGRLALAEAVEQAALAILRERKPNRTLETNVEFYTALLLEALGFTPDSFTCVFALGRTTGWLAHAREQIAGGRLIRPQSVYVGPQPRQAA comes from the coding sequence ATGTCCGATGGCCTTGAAGATGTCGTTGCCGCCCATACCGTGCTCTCGGAAGTCGATGGAGCGGCGGGCCGGCTGGTGATGCGCGGCCATAGTCTCGATGAGCTCGCGGGCCATACCTCCTTCGAGGAGATGGCCGCGCTGATGCTCGATGGCTTCGTGCCGAACCTGCCCGCCATCAAGGATCTGCCGACAGCGCTGGGCGCGGCACGGCAGGAGCTGTTCGAGACGGTGGTGAAAAAAGCCGCCGTCCCGGTGACGCTCGGGCCGGTCGAGATGATCCGGGCGATGACCGCGCTGGTTCCCGATGGCGAGGATGCCGGCACGGTGCTGCGACTTCTGGCGGCGCCGGCCGTCTTCACCGCCGCATCGCTGCGTCTGCGCCAGGGCCTGGCGCCGATCGCGCCCGATCCGTCGCTGTCGCAGGCTGCCGATACGCTGCGCATGCTGACCGGCAGGGCACCGACCAGGCAGCAGGCCGCCGCGCTTGACACCTATCTCGTCACCGTCGCCGATCACGGCCTCAACGCCTCGACCTTCGCCTCCCGCGTCGTCGCTTCGACCCGCGCCGGGCTGGTCTCGGCCGTGCTGGCCGGCGTCAGTGCGCTGAAGGGGCCGCTCCATGGCGGCGCACCCGGCCCGGTGATCGAGATGCTCGATGCGATCGGCGCGCCCGGCAATGCCCGTGCCTGGCTGGAATCGGCGCTCGATCGCGGCGACCGGCTGATGGGCTTCGGCCACCGTATCTATCGTGTCCGCGATCCGCGCGCCGACGCTCTGAAGGGCGCGATCCGCCGGCTCGGAGCCGATAGCGGTCGGCTCGCATTGGCCGAGGCGGTCGAGCAGGCGGCGCTCGCCATCCTGCGCGAGCGCAAGCCCAACCGCACGCTGGAGACCAATGTCGAGTTCTACACCGCGCTGCTGCTGGAGGCGCTCGGCTTCACGCCGGACAGCTTCACCTGCGTCTTCGCGTTGGGGCGGACGACGGGCTGGCTCGCCCATGCCAGGGAACAGATCGCCGGCGGTCGCCTGATCCGCCCGCAATCGGTCTATGTCGGCCCGCAGCCGCGGCAGGCGGCTTGA
- a CDS encoding citrate synthase family protein: MIDWLTAQQVMQRLGLKPQTLYAYVSRGLIEARGDAGDSRRRLYRAEDVARLEHRKTRGRKPAAIAEDAIAFGEPILASGIATIQRGKLWYRGQDAEKLAETAKLEDVARLLWDCGSQRFPPLFTIVPEAPARQRMFAVIAARAASDPAMAGRTKKALYLEAASVIDSLVDAIAGRPGQGPIHHRLAQAWGCDERGVDLIRRALVLLADHELNASTFAVRVAASTRASLAASILAGLATLSGPLHGGMTPRVLGLMREIVSEGVEMAVSARLATGMPLPGFGHPLYPDGDARARALLTAFTLPPAYEETRRAVAALTGEEPNIDFVLTAIASELGLGPDVPFQLFAAARCAGWIAHALEQGETGRLIRPRARYVGPEPA; encoded by the coding sequence ATGATCGACTGGCTGACGGCGCAACAGGTGATGCAGCGGCTCGGGCTGAAGCCGCAGACGCTCTACGCCTATGTCAGCCGCGGGCTGATCGAGGCGCGCGGCGACGCCGGCGACTCGCGCCGGCGGCTCTACCGGGCCGAGGATGTTGCCCGGCTGGAGCATCGCAAGACGCGGGGGCGGAAGCCCGCCGCCATCGCCGAGGATGCGATCGCCTTCGGCGAACCGATCCTGGCTTCAGGGATAGCCACGATCCAGCGCGGCAAGCTCTGGTATCGCGGGCAGGATGCCGAGAAACTGGCCGAGACGGCAAAGCTGGAGGACGTTGCCCGGCTGCTGTGGGATTGCGGCTCGCAGCGCTTCCCGCCGCTGTTCACGATCGTGCCGGAGGCGCCGGCCCGGCAGCGCATGTTCGCGGTGATCGCTGCGCGCGCCGCCAGCGATCCTGCCATGGCCGGCCGCACCAAGAAGGCGCTCTATCTGGAAGCGGCCTCCGTCATCGACTCGCTCGTCGACGCCATCGCCGGGCGACCGGGCCAGGGGCCGATCCATCACCGCTTGGCGCAGGCATGGGGCTGCGACGAACGCGGCGTCGACCTGATCCGCCGCGCGCTGGTGCTGCTCGCCGACCATGAGCTCAACGCCTCGACCTTCGCGGTTCGTGTCGCGGCCTCGACGCGCGCTTCCCTCGCCGCCAGTATCCTGGCCGGGCTCGCGACGCTGTCGGGGCCGCTGCATGGCGGGATGACGCCGCGCGTGCTCGGATTGATGCGCGAGATCGTGAGCGAGGGTGTGGAGATGGCGGTCTCGGCGCGGCTTGCGACCGGCATGCCCCTGCCCGGCTTCGGTCATCCGCTCTACCCGGACGGCGATGCGCGGGCTCGCGCGCTGCTGACGGCGTTCACTCTGCCGCCGGCCTATGAGGAGACGCGCCGGGCCGTCGCGGCGCTGACCGGCGAGGAGCCGAATATCGATTTCGTGCTGACGGCGATCGCGAGCGAACTCGGGCTCGGGCCGGATGTGCCGTTCCAATTGTTCGCCGCCGCGCGCTGCGCCGGCTGGATCGCGCATGCTCTGGAGCAAGGCGAGACCGGACGCCTGATCCGGCCTCGCGCCCGCTATGTCGGGCCGGAGCCGGCTTGA
- a CDS encoding cyclopropane-fatty-acyl-phospholipid synthase family protein, with translation MLSRLAIEPRIDVVFPDGTLQSVGQGAAPRLRMRIVDSPTELKLALNPELALGEAVMDGRVVVEQGSLYDLLDALVAAVHRARPKGWGKVLEGLRTAVRRFHQHNTPALARRNVAHHYDLKSDFFRLFLDPDMQYSCAYFAEPGMSLAQAQLAKKRHIMGKLDLRPGQRVLDIGCGWGGMALSIAGETGASVTGITLSEEQLAIAQQRGADSGLPVEFRLQDYRHLNEPFDRIVSVGMFEHVGVGYYRDYFRKIRELLSDDGVALVHTIGRSTPPGATNPFIAKYIFPGGYIPAMSEVAAAVEQEGLVITDVEVLRLHYAETLKVWRENFLARRDEAVAMYDERFARMWEFYLAACEASFRHDDLVVFQFQLAKKLDGLPITRGYIAEREGELGREHTLAEQEGA, from the coding sequence ATGTTGTCTCGGCTCGCGATCGAGCCACGTATCGATGTCGTATTCCCCGATGGCACATTGCAGTCCGTCGGGCAGGGTGCTGCACCGCGCTTGCGGATGCGCATCGTCGATTCCCCGACGGAACTGAAACTCGCGCTCAATCCCGAACTCGCCCTCGGCGAGGCCGTGATGGACGGGCGCGTTGTCGTCGAGCAGGGTTCGCTCTACGACCTGCTCGACGCGCTGGTGGCCGCCGTCCATCGCGCCCGCCCCAAGGGCTGGGGCAAGGTCCTGGAAGGCCTGCGCACCGCGGTGCGGCGCTTTCACCAGCATAACACGCCGGCGCTCGCCCGGCGCAATGTCGCGCATCACTACGATCTCAAGAGCGATTTCTTCCGGCTCTTCCTCGATCCGGACATGCAGTATTCCTGCGCCTATTTCGCCGAACCCGGCATGAGCCTGGCGCAGGCGCAGCTCGCCAAGAAGCGCCACATCATGGGCAAGCTCGATCTCCGGCCGGGCCAGCGCGTGCTCGATATCGGCTGTGGCTGGGGCGGCATGGCGCTCTCGATCGCCGGCGAGACCGGCGCCTCGGTCACGGGCATTACGCTCTCCGAGGAGCAGCTCGCCATTGCGCAGCAGCGCGGCGCCGACTCCGGCCTGCCGGTCGAGTTTCGCCTGCAGGACTACCGCCACCTGAACGAGCCCTTCGACCGCATCGTCTCGGTCGGCATGTTCGAGCATGTCGGCGTCGGCTATTATCGCGACTATTTCCGCAAGATCCGGGAGTTGCTGAGCGATGACGGAGTGGCGCTGGTCCACACCATCGGCCGTTCGACGCCGCCGGGCGCGACCAACCCTTTCATCGCCAAGTATATCTTCCCCGGCGGCTACATCCCGGCGATGTCGGAGGTGGCGGCGGCGGTCGAGCAGGAGGGGCTGGTCATCACCGATGTCGAGGTGCTGCGCCTGCATTATGCCGAGACGTTGAAGGTCTGGCGCGAGAACTTCCTCGCCCGCCGCGACGAGGCGGTCGCGATGTATGACGAGCGCTTCGCCCGGATGTGGGAGTTCTATCTCGCGGCCTGCGAGGCCAGCTTCCGGCATGACGACCTCGTGGTCTTCCAGTTCCAGCTCGCCAAGAAGCTCGACGGCCTGCCGATCACGCGCGGCTATATCGCGGAGCGCGAGGGCGAGTTGGGGCGCGAGCACACGCTGGCAGAGCAAGAGGGAGCTTGA
- a CDS encoding ABC transporter ATP-binding protein: MSKLLVENVGKVFPAQRGGEPTRALMPTSLNVADNDFITILGPSGCGKSTLLRIIGGLETASEGRVLLDGTAVSGPGADRGFVFQSYTLFPWLTVQQNIAFGLREKGVSEAERLKIARDWAVRVGLGSFVEHFPKQLSGGMQQRTAIARALANDPKILLLDEPFGALDNQTRALMQEMLLGIWEREQKTVLFVTHDIEEAIFVGSRVVVMSARPGRIKADIPVDLPHPRPYTIKTTPEFVALKERLVEEIRAEVIAADH; this comes from the coding sequence ATGAGCAAGCTTCTCGTCGAGAATGTCGGCAAGGTCTTTCCGGCGCAGCGCGGCGGCGAGCCGACGCGCGCCCTGATGCCGACCTCGCTCAATGTCGCCGACAACGACTTCATCACCATTCTCGGCCCCTCCGGCTGCGGCAAGTCGACCCTGCTGCGCATCATCGGCGGGCTGGAGACGGCGAGCGAAGGGCGTGTCCTGCTCGACGGCACGGCCGTTTCGGGGCCGGGCGCTGATCGTGGCTTCGTCTTCCAGAGCTACACGCTCTTCCCCTGGCTGACGGTGCAGCAGAACATCGCCTTCGGCCTGCGCGAGAAGGGTGTGTCCGAGGCCGAGCGCCTGAAGATCGCCCGCGACTGGGCGGTGCGCGTCGGTCTTGGCAGCTTCGTCGAGCATTTCCCGAAGCAGCTTTCCGGCGGTATGCAGCAGCGCACGGCGATCGCCCGCGCGCTCGCCAACGACCCCAAAATCCTCCTGCTCGACGAGCCGTTCGGCGCGCTGGACAACCAGACACGCGCCCTGATGCAGGAAATGCTGCTCGGCATCTGGGAGCGCGAGCAGAAGACCGTGCTTTTCGTGACCCACGATATCGAGGAGGCGATCTTCGTCGGCTCCCGCGTCGTGGTGATGAGCGCGCGTCCAGGCCGGATCAAGGCGGACATCCCGGTCGATCTCCCGCATCCGCGGCCCTACACCATCAAGACGACGCCGGAATTCGTCGCCCTGAAGGAGCGGCTGGTCGAGGAGATCCGCGCCGAGGTGATCGCCGCGGATCACTAG
- a CDS encoding ABC transporter permease: MRPLQPVSASARIGYGLAFFALFVALWSVATFGGYVQRLFLADPLTMVGEGYSLMVRYGFGFDIMMTIWRVVGGFILAVIVALPLGILMGAYKPIEAFLEPFVSFARYLPASAFIPLLILWAGIGETQKLLVIFIGSVFQLILMIAVSVGSIRRDLVDAAYTLGATDSSVVRRVMLPNAAPEIAEIFRLVLGWAWTYVIVAELIGSSSGIGHMITDSQALLNTGQIIFGIIVIGLIGLVSDFLFKAVNQRLFPWARA; this comes from the coding sequence ATGAGACCTTTGCAACCCGTCTCGGCCTCGGCCCGTATCGGCTATGGCCTGGCCTTCTTCGCGCTTTTCGTCGCGCTCTGGTCGGTCGCGACCTTCGGCGGCTATGTCCAGCGCCTCTTCCTGGCCGATCCGTTGACCATGGTCGGCGAGGGGTACAGCCTGATGGTCCGGTACGGCTTCGGCTTCGACATCATGATGACGATCTGGCGCGTCGTCGGCGGCTTCATCCTCGCCGTCATCGTCGCCCTGCCGCTCGGCATCCTGATGGGCGCCTACAAGCCGATCGAGGCCTTCCTGGAGCCCTTCGTCTCCTTCGCTCGCTATCTGCCGGCTTCGGCCTTCATCCCGCTGCTGATCCTCTGGGCCGGCATTGGCGAGACGCAGAAGCTGCTCGTGATCTTCATCGGCTCGGTCTTCCAGCTCATCCTGATGATCGCGGTCTCGGTCGGCTCGATCCGGCGTGATCTCGTCGACGCCGCCTATACGCTCGGTGCGACCGACAGCTCCGTGGTCCGCCGCGTCATGCTGCCGAACGCGGCGCCCGAGATCGCCGAGATCTTCCGCCTCGTGCTCGGCTGGGCCTGGACCTATGTCATCGTCGCCGAGCTGATCGGCTCGTCCTCCGGCATCGGCCACATGATCACCGACAGCCAGGCGCTGCTGAACACCGGGCAGATCATCTTCGGCATCATCGTGATCGGCCTGATCGGGCTGGTCTCCGATTTCCTCTTCAAGGCGGTCAATCAGCGCCTGTTTCCGTGGGCGCGCGCATGA
- a CDS encoding mismatch-specific DNA-glycosylase, with protein sequence MICDILPDVLEPGLRVVFCGTQAGAVSARRGAYYAGPGNKFWPVLHEVGLVPVRLWPEEFRTLLRYRIGLTDVAKRTSGPDSALRGGHFDVAGFTARIAANRPRILAFNGKRAAQAALGIGEGRLAYGPQAHGLADAEIYVLPSTSGAAAGFWSIEPWKQLAMAVTGTTTR encoded by the coding sequence GTGATCTGCGACATCCTCCCGGATGTCCTGGAGCCCGGCCTGCGCGTTGTCTTCTGCGGCACGCAGGCCGGCGCCGTCTCGGCCAGGCGCGGCGCCTACTATGCCGGGCCGGGCAACAAGTTCTGGCCGGTGCTTCATGAAGTCGGGCTCGTCCCCGTGAGGCTCTGGCCGGAGGAGTTCCGGACCCTGCTGCGCTATCGTATCGGCCTGACCGATGTCGCCAAGCGCACATCGGGCCCGGATTCCGCACTGCGCGGCGGCCATTTCGACGTGGCCGGCTTCACGGCGCGGATCGCGGCGAACCGGCCCCGAATCCTCGCTTTCAACGGCAAGCGTGCGGCGCAAGCCGCCCTCGGGATCGGCGAGGGGCGGCTTGCCTACGGGCCGCAGGCGCATGGACTGGCCGATGCCGAGATCTACGTCCTCCCCTCGACCTCCGGCGCCGCAGCCGGCTTCTGGTCGATCGAACCCTGGAAGCAACTGGCCATGGCCGTGACCGGAACGACAACGCGATGA
- a CDS encoding ABC transporter substrate-binding protein: protein MAVFKRAGVAVGFGFAALLAAGGAQAQTKVNIGISGWTGFAPLVLAKEAGIFAKNGLDVTIKKIPQKDRHLAIASGDIQCAATTVETWIVWDAAGIKTKQIFQLDKSYGADGMAVRKDVAAIKDLKGKTVAASAPGTSPYFALAWMLKENGLSVKDVKVVNMEPGPAAQAFIAGQNDAAMTYEPYLSTVRDKPDAGKIIATTLDYPMVMDTFGCTPAFLVNDKAAAALAQSYFEALDMIKKDQAKAYETMGADVKQTGEQFGKSAGYLRWSDAEGNKKFFSGDWQAFSSKAADLLLEIGLIKAKPDLATLVDTKFVAGK, encoded by the coding sequence ATGGCAGTTTTCAAGCGCGCCGGCGTGGCGGTGGGTTTTGGCTTCGCGGCGCTTCTGGCGGCGGGCGGCGCCCAGGCGCAGACGAAGGTCAATATCGGCATTTCCGGCTGGACCGGCTTCGCGCCGCTGGTGCTCGCCAAGGAGGCCGGCATCTTCGCCAAGAACGGCCTCGACGTCACCATCAAGAAGATCCCGCAGAAGGATCGCCACCTTGCCATCGCTTCCGGCGACATCCAGTGCGCCGCGACCACAGTGGAGACCTGGATCGTCTGGGATGCGGCCGGCATCAAGACGAAGCAGATCTTCCAGCTCGACAAGAGCTACGGCGCCGACGGTATGGCCGTGCGCAAGGACGTCGCCGCGATCAAGGACCTGAAGGGCAAGACGGTCGCGGCCTCGGCGCCGGGCACCTCGCCCTATTTCGCCCTGGCCTGGATGCTCAAGGAGAACGGCCTCTCGGTGAAGGACGTCAAGGTCGTCAACATGGAGCCCGGCCCGGCCGCGCAGGCCTTCATCGCGGGCCAGAACGACGCCGCCATGACCTATGAGCCCTATCTCTCCACCGTCCGCGACAAGCCGGACGCCGGCAAGATCATCGCCACCACGCTCGACTATCCGATGGTGATGGACACCTTCGGCTGCACCCCGGCCTTCCTGGTCAACGACAAGGCTGCGGCGGCACTCGCCCAGAGCTATTTCGAGGCTCTGGACATGATCAAGAAGGACCAGGCCAAGGCCTACGAGACCATGGGCGCCGACGTGAAGCAGACCGGCGAGCAGTTCGGCAAATCGGCCGGGTATCTGCGCTGGTCGGATGCCGAGGGCAACAAGAAGTTCTTCTCGGGCGACTGGCAGGCCTTCTCGTCCAAGGCCGCCGACCTGCTGCTCGAAATCGGCCTGATCAAGGCCAAGCCTGATCTCGCCACGCTGGTCGATACCAAGTTCGTCGCCGGCAAGTAA